One stretch of Arachis hypogaea cultivar Tifrunner chromosome 20, arahy.Tifrunner.gnm2.J5K5, whole genome shotgun sequence DNA includes these proteins:
- the LOC112784927 gene encoding cuscuta receptor 1, with protein sequence MLNSRVVVLYAATIIVIIGHGSKAKACLEVEREALLKYKAFLKRPASLSSWINDSNSDCCGWERVTCDPDSGHVTHLSLQFLNGVYPHPDDFDPYNHQCLNFLTLDFSFFIPFKNLTTIDFSFNCFNNSIFTQDHGGMSTLKTLEAIDLSYCSFNISVIDTLTSFTSLKTLLLRNNFLDGPFPVRELLALRNLEHLDLSGNRLQSPSEIDDFKRMSELKNLETLDLSQNYLTINVTSIFRSLSPLKFLKNLLLSEYSMGTLGPLAIDELSVLQNLETLDLSKTSLTITSSSSTTLEYSKTLSRLMLETLDLSGTHIVNANTTFKFLSHLPNLRSLILHESGILFGEQDNEVFTDLPNLEVLILRSVSGTTVPIQGLCKMKNLQELDVSDNHLTGSLSSFSCLKNLTSLRALDLSRNFLSGNISLSFLAHNNAPLEYLSLADNNFEGTFPLSTLANYSDLKVLRLGRQQNKKFQVETENPPWIPSFQLQYLDMSSCQLNSATGTIPTFLSNQSSLIFIDLSNNNLLGRFPNWLLMNNPKLEALFLNNNLFNGYFEDQKMNIHLYTLDVSNNMIQGKLPTSLGFSFPYLEYLNASFNVLDGDIPASVGEMSTLRTLDLAYNNLSGELPNEMFKGCISLQILSLSHNKFQGQILAAPLSMTFLSVLMLDNNNFHGKLQDGLRNMQHLGLLDLSNNDLSGELPGWVVGNLNLVFLSVSGNNFEGAIPRELCELEFITFVSLSHNRFSGALPSCLGNSSSWLKFIHLRNNSLAGTIPESILNNSELFSLDLGDNNISGSVPNSVNGLTNLKYLSLAGNRLQGQLPKQICELKQLNFLDLSRNNFSGTIPTCFNNISFGNQGNYYDFLANYFRSSYFGFIYSQLLYINFQYHNFDVEMHDKVASYFAPEEMRITTKGSSLSYKGNILNNMSGLDLSCNQLEGKISQTIGDLVALHALNLSHNHLVGSIPDSFQKLKMIESLDLSFNRLSGQIPLQLQGLNSLAVFNVSYNNFSGRAPDEGQFATFGGNSYIGNPYLSWRISNRGTAMAPLPALATFNNGEDNSVIDFTSFCWTFAASYVMVVLVFIAILWINPYWRRKWFYFIEDCLYKCFGGVLKDVFY encoded by the exons ATGTTGAACTCAAGGGTGGTGGTGTTGTATGCAGCAACAATAATAGTAATTATAGGCCATGGAAGCAAAGCTAAAGCATGTTTGGAAGTAGAGAGAGAAGCACTGCTAAAATACAAGGCTTTTCTGAAGAGGCCGGCTTCTCTGTCTTCATGGATCAACGACTCAAACAGTGATTGCTGTGGGTGGGAGCGTGTCACGTGCGATCCTGATTCCGGTCACGTGACCCATCTCTCCCTTCAGTTCTTGAACGGGGTTTATCCTCACCCGGATGACTTTGATCCGTACAACCACCAGTGCCTCAACTTCTTGACGCTGGATTTTTCCTTCTTCATACCCTTCAAGAACTTAACCACCATTGATTTCTCCTTTAACTGTTTCAATAACTCCATTTTCACTCAAG ATCACGGAGGCATGTCAACGTTGAAGACGTTAGAAGCAATAGATCTTAGTTACTGTTCCTTTAACATCAGTGTCATAGATACGTTGACTTCTTTCACTTCTCTCAAGACTTTGCTGCTTCGTAATAACTTCTTAGATGGACCCTTTCCTGTTCGAG AGTTGTTAGCTTTACGAAACTTGGAGCATTTGGATTTAAGCGGTAATCGACTTCAAAGCCCCTCAGAAATTGACG ATTTCAAGAGGATGTCAGAATTGAAGAACTTAGAAACATTGGATCTGAGTCAGAATTACTTAACGATAAACGTTACTAGCATATTCAGAAGCTTGAGTCCCCTCAAATTCCTCAAGAACCTGCTTCTTAGCGAATACAGCATGGGCACTCTTGGACCCCTAGCTATTGATG AGTTGTCAGTTTTACAAAATCTGGAAACACTGGATTTGAGTAAAACTTCACTTACAATCACATCAAGCTCCTCGACAACTCTAG AGTATTCCAAGACTTTGTCGAGGTTAATGTTAGAAACCCTTGATTTAAGTGGTACTCATATTGTAAATGCCAACACAACATTTAAATTTTTGTCGCACCTACCAAATCTTAGATCTCTCATCCTGCATGAGAGTGGGATCTTGTTTGGAGAACAAGATAATGAAG TTTTTACTGACTTACCCAACTTGGAAGTACTTATCCTAAGGTCTGTTTCCGGAACCACTGTACCAATCCAAG GTTTATGCAAAATGAAGAATCTTCAAGAGCTAGATGTGAGTGATAATCATCTTACTGGATCTCTGTCTTCATTCTCCTGCCTAAAAAACTTGACATCACTTAGAGCTCTTGATCTCTCAAGGAATTTTTTAAGTGGAAACATATCATTATCCTTTCTTGCTCACAATAATGCACCTCTTGAGTACCTATCCCTGGCAGACAACAATTTTGAGGGAACATTCCCATTAAGCACATTGGCTAATTATTCAGACCTCAAAGTATTAAGACTTGGAAGACAGCAGAACAAGAAGTTTCAAGTGGAAACTGAGAATCCTCCTTGGATTCCATCGTTTCAATTGCAGTATCTAGACATGTCCAGTTGTCAACTGAACTCTGCCACAGGAACAATTCCTACCTTCCTTTCCAACCAAAGTAGCTTGATATTCATTGATCTATCAAACAATAATCTTCTTGGTAGGTTTCCCAATTGGTTATTGATGAACAATCCAAAGTTGGAAGCTTTATTCCTCAACAATAACTTGTTCAATGGTTATTTTGAAGATCAAAAAATGAATATTCATCTCTACACATTGGATGTATCGAATAATATGATCCAAGGTAAACTACCAACATCCTTGGGATTCTCTTTTCCATACCTTGAATATCTTAATGCTTCTTTTAATGTCCTCGACGGCGATATTCCGGCTTCAGTTGGAGAGATGTCAACCTTGAGAACTTTGGATTTGGCATACAATAATTTATCTGGGGAGTTACCAAATGAAATGTTTAAGGGATGCATCTCTTTGCAAATTTTGAGCTTATCACATAACAAGTTCCAAGGACAAATACTTGCTGCACCTTTGAGCATGACGTTCTTAAGTGTGCTGATGCTGGACAATAACAACTTCCATGGAAAACTACAAGACGGACTCCGGAATATGCAGCATTTGGGTCTGCTTGATCTCTCTAACAATGATTTATCAGGTGAGCTTCCAGGTTGGGTGGTTGGAAATTTGAATCTTGTATTCTTGAGTGTGTCAGGGAATAACTTTGAAGGTGCAATACCAAGAGAATTATGTGAACTTGAATTCATCACATTTGTAAGCCTATCTCATAACAGATTTTCTGGTGCATTGCCTTCTTGTTTGGGCAACTCATCATCATGGTTGAAGTTCATTCACTTAAGGAACAATAGTCTTGCCGGTAccattcctgaatcaatactaaACAACTCTGAATTATTTTCTCTTGATTTGGGAGACAACAACATTTCAGGAAGTGTTCCCAATAGTGTCAATGGGCTCACAAATTTGAAGTACCTTTCATTGGCTGGGAATAGATTGCAAGGTCAACTTCCCAAGCAGATTTGTGAGTTAAAACAACTCAATTTCTTGGATCTTTCTCGCAATAACTTCTCTGGGACTATACCCACATGCTTCAACAATATCTCCTTTGGTAACCAAGggaattattatgattttttagCAAACTACTTCAGATCTTCTTACTTTGGATTTATATACAGTCAACTGTTGTACATCAACTTTCAGTACCATAACTTTGATGTTGAAATGCATGACAAAGTTGCCTCTTATTTTGCCCCAGAAGAAATGAGAATTACTACAAAAGGTTCAAGTCTATCATACAAAGGCAATATTCTCAATAATATGTCAGGTTTGGATTTGTCTTGTAATCAGTTAGAGGGAAAGATTTCACAAACCATAGGAGATTTGGTTGCACTTCATGCCCTTAACTTATCACACAACCATTTAGTTGGGTCAATTCCAGATAGCTTCCAAAAGTTAAAGATGATTGAAAGCTTGGACCTATCTTTTAATAGATTGAGTGGGCAAATCCCTCTTCAACTGCAAGGCTTGAACTCTCTGGCTGTTTTCAATGTGTCCTACAACAATTTTTCTGGCAGAGCACCTGATGAAGGACAATTTGCAACTTTTGGTGGGAACAGCTACATAGGAAATCCATATCTCTCTTGGAGAATCAGTAATAGAGGCACTGCAATGGCACCATTACCAGCACTTGCTACCTTCAATAATGGAGAGGACAATTCTGTCATTGATTTCACTTCATTTTGTTGGACTTTTGCAGCATCCTATGTGATGGTAGTCTTGGTGTTCATTGCAATTCTTTGGATCAATCCTTATTGGAGGAGAAAATGGTTTTATTTTATTGAGGATTGCCTCTATAAATGTTTTGGTGGAGTCCTTAAAGATGTGTTCTATTAG
- the LOC112783569 gene encoding uncharacterized protein: MVFHHRRKLMPEFCESFCHVEQNCSSNCDECLKICITNPQYYYYSQPPPPIPPLPLDDTSDHGKSHALSPYLVLALSVIGAAFFVVICCAIFARIFRRRRRSLSPPLSLRTQDNTRDDFFVDEEHGPVVDHPIWYIRTPGLQESIINAIAVCRYKRGEGLIEGTECSVCLSEFQEDENVRLLPKCNHAFHLPCIDTWLRSHTNCPMCRAPIVSKNTLRVPSMQHHNHNLNVLDSTSSSSSSSGSGSGSLEMRSVENINNGRSLRGMENTQNIGFELRNREEDEEGEEQGQLGGERVLSMIRPRRSVSLDSSSVADIALAASAFVLSADSDSDSNRVIGDETESERIGSKRVNVNGNENENGASSSKGRGGGRGRSSSFRIRYLHSVVPSSMKRSRSYNGKYLVSSLYSRSQTQRKQNANNLRSF; encoded by the coding sequence ATGGTGTTTCACCATCGCAGAAAACTCATGCCAGAATTCTGCGAGTCCTTCTGCCACGTGGAGCAGAATTGTTCTTCAAACTGTGATGAGTGCCTCAAAATCTGCATCACCAACCCCCAATACTACTATTATTCCCAACCACCGCCACCGATTCCTCCTCTCCCCTTAGACGATACATCAGACCATGGAAAAAGCCACGCGCTGTCGCCCTACTTGGTCCTTGCTCTCTCCGTTATCGGAGCTGCTTTCTTCGTTGTTATTTGCTGTGCAATCTTCGCGAGGATCTTCAGAAGGAGGAGAAGATCCTTATCGCCACCGTTGAGTCTTCGAACACAGGATAATACGCGTGATGATTTCTTCGTTGATGAGGAGCACGGTCCTGTGGTGGACCACCCGATCTGGTACATCCGTACACCCGGTCTTCAAGAATCGATCATCAACGCAATCGCTGTTTGTAGGTATAAGAGAGGTGAGGGTTTGATTGAAGGAACAGAGTGCTCTGTTTGTTTGAGCGAGTTTCAAGAAGATGAGAATGTTAGATTATTGCCAAAGTGTAACCACGCTTTTCATTTGCCTTGTATTGATACATGGCTTAGGTCACACACCAATTGTCCTATGTGTAGAGCTCCAATTGTTTCCAAGAACACTCTTAGGGTTCCATCTATGCAGCATCATAATCATAATCTTAATGTTCTTGATTCAACTTCAAGTTCAAGTTCAAGTTCAGGTTCAGGTTCAGGTTCCTTGGAGATGAGATCTGTGGAAAATATTAACAATGGAAGAAGCCTTAGAGGAATGGAAAATACTCAAAATATTGGCTTTGAATTGAGGAACAGGGAAGAggatgaagaaggagaagaacaAGGCCAATTGGGAGGTGAAAGAGTACTAAGCATGATTAGGCCAAGGAGATCTGTTTCTCTGGATTCTTCTTCTGTTGCAGATATTGCTCTTGCTGCATCTGCATTTGTTCTATCTGCGGATTCGGATTCCGATTCGAATAGAGTTATTGGGGATGAGACTGAGAGTGAACGAATTGGTTCAAAGAGGGTTAATGTTAATGGAAATGAGAATGAGAATGGGGCAAGTAGTTCAAAAGGGAGAGGAGGAGGGAGAGGGAGAAGCTCTTCTTTCAGGATAAGGTATCTGCATAGTGTTGTTCCTAGTTCAATGAAGAGGTCACGTTCCTACAATGGTAAATACCTTGTGTCTTCTTTGTATAGCCGCAGCCAAACTCAGAGGAAGCAAAATGCTAATAATCTGAGAAGCTTTTAA